The sequence GAAAAGGCCTCTCCTTCAAATATCTGCGGGCACTGCTGATCACTGTTTGTCTGGTTGTGTATCTACTGAAAGCTACCACAACTGGGCGAGGAGGGCCGGGTTTTGGCCTGATGCGGCCTGTGCGATGAGCTCTTTCAATGCTCACTTCACcttccatttgcatatttgacTTGGCAAATTCTTTGATCAATTGCTCACACTTCCCAGCGTTTTCAGCACCTTCAGGAAACCCGTAAAACACAGCCGTATTCCTCATCTCTCTCGCAGTGAGGTCAACAAGACGCTCTCTCAATTTCATATTCTCCTTTTCTTGCTTGTTTACTTGGTCCTGTAACTGTTTGATATCAAAACGGCACGACTCTTGCTCCTCTTTCAAGTTACtgatttctttctcatttgtttCAATCTTACCAAGAGCTGTGTCCAACCTGGATGTGAGATTGGAGTTCATTTCGTCTATCTTGTGGATAAGGGCCGCGAGTAGTTCATCTGTGGTTGACTTCTCCCCGTCTACTCGTCGTTTTTTCTCAAGCGAGGAGCGTGGAGGTGATTCCGCCGACGCGCCCGGGCTGGTTCCCTCCAAATCTCGGTGAAGTGGTTTCACTACCGTGTGCACTGCCGAGTCAGTTAAGCCGTGTGCATTATCACTGTCACTGTGTTCTTGCGTAGCCTTCTCCGTAGTAGCGTCGCTAAAATCCATCTTAGGGTCAGAATCCTCCTTTTCCTTGAAATAATGGGAGATTGTAACGACTCCTTGGTCTAAGCTCCTTTTTCTCGATGTCATTTTGACTTTTCAAACTGTAATAGGCGAAATGAGCTGCAATTTTATTTCCTCCTAATGCCTCCGCGTAACACTCAGGCACGTCCTAACCGCACAGCGCCATCTTGGATTCCTCAGCTCATGTTTATTAAGGTGACAATGAATATCACAATTTATATACACTACAACAATCTGCAACGAAGTAACACTCATTGTATTCCTTATTATGATCATGCAAATTTATCATTCGAAATCAACCCAAAACATATTCCATCTATACAAACACTACATTAAGCAGGTTCAAAATGTAAACCATAGTGTCTTTTTTATTAAATGCTAATCTGCTGATAATAAGAACCATGAGAAACCtgcaagaattttttttttttttgtatcttcaGTTAGAAAAGTTTGTCTACGGCAGACCTCCGATTGGGGGATATTCTTCCTAAATTTTCTTTCTGAAAACGCATTTTctacaaatataacaaaatgatTGCAATTGTGTTACAATGATTATGTAAAAGTACACTGCGTCCCACTAGCGGTCCTCTATTAAGAGCTAGCGAAAGTttgctagatttttttttttttgacaaagaaAACGGCCATTGTATGTGAAGCACACTGATGTATATTACCCCTATATTTAGTCATGAAAGAAGTGATTATGATTTGTCATACGCTGTTgagtaaattttcatttgtgtgttcTCTTAATACACCTTTTAcctgtttgtatgtgtgcagaAGGGTTTGCAGACATTGCAAGAACACGCACACACTAAACCGTAGGACAGACTGTGTTTGTCAGTTGGCTAATGCACATAAACAAGCGAACTGCTGAAACGTGACATCGTTttgcaaatgaaaagaaagaaaaaatcccgAAATGTGAGCATTCAAGTTTCTATTATTTGATCTCCGGAGAAGCAAGTTTCAAAGGCTGCAACGAAATAGCGTGTAATGTCTGCACCCTTTTATTGTTTGTGATCCAGTGGCATGTCTATGCTTCATGCTGCATGAACTAAAGGACATGTAATATGCAACGGGCACAGTAGTCGACGAGGTACCGAGTACAACGATTATCTCGGGGAAAGACAAGGGACGAGAAACGAGAGTTTGATGGAGCGTGCTTTCTATGTTTAGGTTTAATATCCTGACTATGTCTTCACAGCTGAGGTAATGTAACCATTCCTGTAGTTTTAAGCCAAATACTTCTTTCTTGTTTAAACTGATCCCTCAAGTTACGAAGTTATGACGCACTGTCACTTTGGGGTATTAAGGTCTTTCGTAAAAGACAAGCTTCGCAGTCCAGGAAGTGTAGGCTagacagccccccccccccgccttttttttggaggggggggggggtaggggggtGGGagtacctgaatataagaacgacccaagtccaaatttggcTATCGCATTTGAAAGCCATTTACGTAGTCATGCAAATAGAGATAATCATTCAAGTAattgttttatattcaaatttgaattaataACACCCCAATAACCGAAAACACTTAAGGGAGTAGGGAATTTTGTTATTAATTTCCATTTTTcctaaatttgaatgaataacaCCCCAATAACCGAAAACACTTAAGGGAGTAGGGaattattttattgatttcaatttttccTAAATTTTCTCTAATGGACTTCGGTCGTTTTTATATTAGCAGTAACCACTTCTCGAGAAAACAACATGTAGCTCGTCTAAAATTTTCAGATGGAGACTACAAAAACACTTATAGCCGCAGCTTGCTTTTGCAATTTGTGGTAGACTTTGATAACTTTGTGAGAAAATCGAAAAACAGAACAAATGTCAGAACTATTCTGGTTTGAGATTGTGAATTAGTCATCCGTAGCAAGAGCCAAATCGACAATActcgagaaaaacaaaattaaactgAGATAAGTATtctttacatgtatatgagcatatatgtgaccgtgcatcacaaaacgaacaaaaagtcgcacactctgattttgcgtgaggactgaaaataggtgaaatgggtcaacctagccgatcttgactttttcatatctcctaaaaaaagaagtcttcttctacattatgctaaaatttgggatcataaaacgagcaggaaagtgtgttttttagcagtttatctcgaacatttttggtagagtaCTGTGATTGGATGAATTCAATTATCATTTCTGAGAACCCTAACggcttgtacacactcttcactttcaactctaataacttttgaaaggatgacactactgctttgaaagttggcattaattatagaCAGAGTGTGTGAATAAGGCAtgttcaatttcagttcaatctaataatcccttcattgttgttaatcCGGtgatttacttcctgttttttatcccattcatcgcacaggcAG is a genomic window of Diadema setosum unplaced genomic scaffold, eeDiaSeto1 scaffold_40, whole genome shotgun sequence containing:
- the LOC140245842 gene encoding uncharacterized protein, producing the protein MTSRKRSLDQGVVTISHYFKEKEDSDPKMDFSDATTEKATQEHSDSDNAHGLTDSAVHTVVKPLHRDLEGTSPGASAESPPRSSLEKKRRVDGEKSTTDELLAALIHKIDEMNSNLTSRLDTALGKIETNEKEISNLKEEQESCRFDIKQLQDQVNKQEKENMKLRERLVDLTAREMRNTAVFYGFPEGAENAGKCEQLIKEFAKSNMQMEGEVSIERAHRTGRIRPKPGPPRPVVVAFSRYTTRQTVISSARRYLKERPFQHNGKDHQIFVDEMLPVEVRESRRKLLPLKRKLKEEDPKRKVYFKYPARLFYRETESGKEVEYKQHTTR